The following proteins are encoded in a genomic region of Herminiimonas arsenicoxydans:
- a CDS encoding Putative chorismate lyase (Evidence 3 : Function proposed based on presence of conserved amino acid motif, structural feature or limited homology; Product type pe : putative enzyme), which translates to MRHQARSRAVSQAQWFSHVNGVSPSQIMRHWLTDTMSLTKKLIARCECFRVQRLAQRRALVLPDEVAAVALPRRVKIQERDVLLRCDEKAVVYAHTIVPLSATASDWPFFGRLGERSLGTTLFGDPRVWRGELEYARLHAQHPLAMRAAAALDTRLHGPLLARRCLYKRGNGLLLVTEVFLPEIVRLRSNQNA; encoded by the coding sequence GTGAGGCATCAAGCGAGAAGCCGTGCGGTGTCGCAAGCGCAATGGTTTTCGCATGTGAATGGAGTCAGCCCGTCGCAGATTATGCGGCACTGGCTGACCGATACGATGTCGCTGACGAAGAAGCTGATTGCCCGTTGTGAATGTTTTCGCGTACAACGTCTGGCACAAAGGCGGGCGCTGGTACTGCCGGATGAAGTGGCGGCAGTGGCGTTGCCGCGTCGCGTCAAGATACAGGAGCGCGACGTGCTGTTGCGTTGTGATGAAAAGGCGGTGGTTTATGCACACACGATCGTGCCGCTTTCCGCTACTGCATCCGACTGGCCGTTTTTCGGACGCCTCGGCGAACGCTCGCTGGGAACAACCCTGTTTGGCGATCCGCGGGTGTGGCGCGGCGAACTGGAATATGCACGTCTGCATGCGCAGCATCCGCTGGCGATGCGTGCAGCGGCAGCACTGGATACCCGCCTGCATGGACCTTTGCTGGCGCGTCGCTGTTTATATAAGCGAGGTAATGGCCTGTTGCTGGTCACAGAAGTTTTTCTGCCGGAGATAGTCCGCCTCCGGTCAAACCAAAACGCATAA
- a CDS encoding Putative alpha/beta-hydrolase (Evidence 3 : Function proposed based on presence of conserved amino acid motif, structural feature or limited homology; Product type pe : putative enzyme) translates to MILYLHGFRSSPLSSKTSLLAARMQSLGRGDEYICPQLPASPRAAVELALEIVSNIAPGELTLIGSSLGGYYATWLAENLGCRAVLLNPAVHAARDLATQVGVKTQYHSNEPFEFKAEYIQELKALEVQHTTHPERYFLIAATGDELLDWREMVAQFPQARQRVIDGSDHGLSDFAQYADEVLAFCGVTAGAAQ, encoded by the coding sequence ATGATTTTGTATCTGCACGGTTTTCGTTCGTCGCCGCTATCGAGCAAAACCAGTTTGCTGGCGGCGCGCATGCAGTCGCTCGGGCGCGGCGATGAATATATTTGCCCGCAATTGCCGGCTTCGCCGCGTGCGGCGGTGGAACTTGCGCTGGAAATAGTCAGTAACATCGCGCCGGGCGAGCTGACCCTGATCGGTTCCTCGCTGGGCGGTTATTACGCTACCTGGCTGGCAGAGAATTTGGGATGCCGCGCCGTTTTGCTCAATCCTGCCGTGCATGCGGCGCGCGATCTGGCAACGCAGGTCGGTGTCAAAACGCAATATCACTCGAACGAGCCATTTGAGTTCAAGGCTGAGTACATTCAAGAATTGAAGGCGCTGGAGGTGCAGCACACGACGCATCCGGAACGCTATTTCCTGATTGCTGCAACTGGCGATGAGTTGCTCGACTGGCGTGAAATGGTGGCGCAATTTCCGCAGGCACGGCAACGCGTGATTGACGGCAGCGATCACGGTTTATCCGATTTTGCACAGTACGCGGATGAGGTGCTGGCTTTTTGCGGTGTAACTGCGGGAGCGGCCCAGTGA
- a CDS encoding Putative exoribonuclease II (Evidence 3 : Function proposed based on presence of conserved amino acid motif, structural feature or limited homology; Product type pe : putative enzyme), whose protein sequence is MSQQGEAFQVEMPSGKRTKVRAKDVLLQFAAPSPTEFMAEAHAIAEEIDLDFLWEVAGQEEFGFAELGTEYFGHAPKPHEAAGLILRLHAAPIYFYKKGKGRYKAAPEASLKAALAGVEKKRQQALIQAQYVAELKAHRLPEAMRPLVRQLLFKPDKNSIEYKALDAACSELQIAPQRLMLAVGGIASARELHFSKFLFESFPKGLAFPEIAIPVLPDLPLADVQAFSIDDVTTTEIDDAMSVTRLPDGNVCIGIHIAAPALGIKRDDALDAIARQRLSTVYMPGDKITMLPDELVDAYTLAEGKVCPALSLYVTLDPADWSVIASETRAERVPIAANLRHNDLDAYVTEENLAADVGDYPYKDDISLLWKWAQVLEQGRMAKRESFGLRPEQTNRVDFNFYVENDVVSIQRRKRGAPLDKIVAELAILTNSSWGKLLHDHGVPGIYRAQGGGSGNGWAAKMQVRMQTHAAPHQGLGVDQYAWSTSPLRRYTDLVNQWQILACVDNGVTAQLVAPFKQRDADLFAIVSAFDAAYSAYAAFQADMERYWCLRWLSQEKGTDETIKVEATVLKEEILRLTDIPLVIKLPGMPQVARGSQVRLDLLRWDEVDLTIEARLLDITHDAGNSPQVELDEDMSEDLLEGDAEPVPDEQAAAEALEKPQEESLEKPASTAAPE, encoded by the coding sequence ATGTCGCAGCAAGGCGAGGCATTTCAGGTTGAAATGCCTTCTGGCAAGCGGACCAAAGTACGCGCCAAGGATGTGCTGCTGCAATTTGCGGCACCATCTCCAACCGAATTCATGGCAGAGGCGCATGCCATAGCCGAAGAAATCGATCTCGATTTTCTGTGGGAAGTCGCGGGGCAGGAAGAGTTCGGTTTCGCCGAGTTGGGCACGGAATATTTCGGCCATGCCCCCAAGCCGCATGAAGCTGCGGGTTTGATCTTGCGCTTGCATGCGGCGCCGATTTATTTCTACAAGAAAGGCAAGGGCCGCTACAAGGCCGCGCCGGAGGCATCGCTCAAGGCAGCACTGGCCGGCGTCGAAAAGAAACGTCAACAGGCCCTGATTCAGGCGCAATACGTTGCAGAGTTGAAAGCCCATCGTCTGCCGGAAGCCATGCGTCCGCTGGTGCGGCAACTGCTGTTCAAACCGGACAAGAATTCCATCGAGTACAAGGCGCTGGATGCCGCGTGCAGCGAATTGCAGATTGCACCGCAGCGTCTGATGCTGGCTGTCGGCGGCATAGCCTCGGCCAGGGAGCTGCATTTCTCCAAGTTCCTGTTTGAGTCTTTTCCTAAAGGCCTGGCATTTCCGGAAATCGCGATTCCCGTGCTACCCGACTTGCCGCTGGCGGATGTACAGGCATTTTCCATCGACGATGTGACGACCACGGAAATCGACGATGCGATGTCGGTCACGCGCCTGCCGGATGGCAATGTGTGCATCGGCATTCATATCGCCGCTCCTGCGCTGGGCATCAAGCGCGACGATGCGCTGGATGCGATTGCGCGTCAGCGTTTGTCGACCGTCTATATGCCGGGCGACAAGATCACGATGCTGCCGGATGAACTGGTCGATGCATATACGCTGGCTGAGGGGAAGGTTTGTCCCGCGCTGTCGCTGTATGTGACGCTGGACCCGGCCGACTGGTCGGTGATCGCGAGCGAAACGCGCGCCGAACGCGTGCCGATTGCCGCCAATCTGCGCCATAACGATCTCGACGCCTATGTGACGGAAGAGAATCTTGCTGCAGATGTCGGTGACTATCCCTACAAGGACGATATTTCCCTGCTGTGGAAATGGGCGCAGGTGCTGGAGCAGGGTCGCATGGCCAAACGCGAAAGCTTCGGTTTGCGGCCGGAACAGACTAATCGCGTCGATTTCAACTTCTACGTGGAAAACGATGTGGTCTCGATACAGCGGCGCAAGCGTGGCGCGCCGCTGGACAAGATCGTCGCGGAGCTGGCGATCCTGACCAACAGCAGTTGGGGCAAACTGCTGCACGACCATGGCGTACCCGGTATTTATCGCGCGCAGGGCGGCGGTTCGGGCAACGGCTGGGCGGCGAAGATGCAGGTACGCATGCAGACACACGCTGCGCCGCATCAGGGACTGGGTGTCGATCAGTATGCATGGAGCACTTCGCCTTTGCGTCGCTATACCGATCTGGTCAATCAATGGCAGATTCTCGCGTGCGTCGATAACGGTGTGACCGCACAACTGGTGGCGCCGTTCAAGCAACGCGATGCGGATCTGTTCGCAATCGTTTCCGCATTTGATGCCGCGTACAGCGCCTATGCTGCGTTCCAGGCCGACATGGAACGCTACTGGTGCCTGCGCTGGTTGAGCCAGGAAAAAGGCACAGATGAAACCATCAAGGTCGAAGCGACCGTATTGAAGGAAGAAATCCTGCGCCTGACCGATATTCCGCTGGTCATCAAATTGCCCGGTATGCCGCAGGTCGCACGCGGCTCGCAAGTCCGGCTCGATCTGTTGCGTTGGGATGAAGTCGATTTGACAATAGAAGCGCGTCTGCTCGACATTACGCACGATGCGGGTAACTCCCCGCAAGTCGAGCTTGATGAAGACATGAGCGAAGATCTGCTGGAAGGTGATGCCGAACCGGTGCCGGATGAACAGGCCGCAGCTGAGGCACTGGAAAAACCGCAGGAAGAATCGCTGGAAAAACCAGCATCCACTGCAGCGCCGGAATAA
- the mpl gene encoding UDP-N-acetylmuramate:L-alanyl-gamma-D-glutamyl-meso-diaminopimelate ligase (Murein peptide ligase) (Evidence 2a : Function of homologous gene experimentally demonstrated in an other organism; PubMedId : 8808921; Product type e : enzyme): MHIHILGVCGTFMGGLAVLAKAAGHTVTGCDANVYPPMSTQLEAQGIKLIEGFGTEQLDLEPDLYVIGNVVSRGNPLMEEILNRGLPYTSGPQWIGEHILQGKWVLAVAGTHGKTTTSSMLAWILEDAGYDPGFLIGGVPMNFGISARLSGTGRESSFFVIEADEYDTAFFDKRSKFVHYRAKTAILNNLEYDHADIFPDLAAIETQFHHLVRTVPGVGRMIANAREESLQRVIKRGCWSETEWFGSKEQDGWTMTTHDDDTFDVFFNGEKQGTVQWPLNGEHNRMNALAAIAAARHVGVLPAQAIASLGQFENVKRRMELRGVVNDIAVYDDFAHHPTAIATTVAGLRKKVGTARILAVLEPRSNTMKLGTMKAALPGSLLDADLVFGYGASGNGKDALGWDLAEALAPLGDRGSAFSDLNALVAAIAKNAQPGDQILVMSNGGFGGVHQKILDVLAQ; encoded by the coding sequence ATGCATATTCATATACTTGGCGTTTGCGGCACCTTCATGGGTGGTTTGGCGGTACTGGCAAAGGCTGCAGGCCATACGGTGACCGGTTGTGACGCCAATGTCTACCCGCCCATGAGCACGCAGCTCGAAGCGCAAGGCATCAAACTTATAGAAGGTTTTGGTACTGAGCAGCTGGACCTGGAGCCGGACCTGTACGTCATCGGCAACGTCGTCTCGCGCGGCAATCCATTGATGGAGGAAATCCTCAATCGCGGTCTGCCCTATACTTCCGGCCCGCAATGGATAGGTGAGCATATATTGCAAGGCAAGTGGGTGCTTGCTGTGGCTGGTACGCATGGCAAAACCACTACTTCTTCCATGCTGGCGTGGATACTGGAAGATGCCGGCTACGATCCAGGTTTCCTGATCGGTGGCGTACCGATGAATTTCGGCATTTCAGCGCGCCTGTCCGGCACTGGCAGGGAATCATCCTTTTTCGTTATCGAAGCCGATGAGTACGACACGGCCTTTTTCGACAAGCGCAGCAAGTTCGTTCATTACCGTGCGAAAACCGCGATCCTGAATAATCTGGAATACGACCACGCCGATATCTTTCCGGATCTGGCCGCGATCGAAACACAGTTCCATCATCTGGTGCGCACCGTGCCTGGCGTTGGTCGCATGATTGCCAATGCACGTGAAGAATCTTTGCAGCGTGTGATCAAGCGCGGTTGCTGGAGCGAAACTGAATGGTTCGGCAGTAAGGAGCAAGACGGCTGGACCATGACGACGCACGACGACGACACTTTCGATGTTTTCTTCAATGGCGAAAAACAGGGCACCGTGCAGTGGCCGCTGAACGGCGAACATAACCGCATGAATGCGCTGGCTGCGATTGCCGCCGCGCGCCATGTTGGTGTGTTGCCGGCACAGGCGATTGCCTCGCTGGGGCAGTTTGAAAACGTCAAGCGCCGTATGGAATTGCGCGGTGTGGTCAACGATATCGCGGTGTACGATGATTTCGCCCATCATCCGACTGCGATTGCAACCACGGTGGCCGGTTTGCGTAAAAAGGTCGGCACGGCCCGCATTCTGGCGGTGCTGGAACCGCGCTCGAATACGATGAAGCTCGGTACGATGAAAGCAGCATTGCCCGGCAGCCTGCTCGATGCCGATCTGGTGTTCGGTTATGGCGCCAGCGGCAACGGCAAGGATGCGCTTGGCTGGGATCTGGCGGAAGCGCTGGCGCCGCTGGGCGACAGAGGCAGCGCTTTCAGCGACTTGAATGCGCTGGTGGCGGCGATTGCAAAAAATGCGCAACCGGGCGATCAGATTCTGGTCATGAGTAATGGCGGTTTTGGCGGCGTGCATCAAAAAATTCTGGATGTGCTGGCGCAATGA
- a CDS encoding Conserved hypothetical protein; putative TonB protein (Evidence 4 : Homologs of previously reported genes of unknown function) produces MLATAISRVKSLLQNRTLTIAVAVSVLAHAALLAVHFTAPEAFKFQPTDPGLEVILVNAKHDKAPLKADALAQANLDGGGNADAGRAKSPLPDFRKSEDGDSAKAARRKVEELERHQQKLLSQLARKTPFRAPQVTDVEPVKDLPPQRNATDMLDSAKALLRREAEIARSVEDYNKRPKKTQVTPSTREVGYAAYYKAFQDRIEKYGTLNFPQKDGKKLYGDLILFIPIFQDGTIYMKDGGPRVERSSGNPALDQAALNIVRRSVPFGKFPEHMRSSGKDDVWEIITRFSFTRDDALQTETRGQ; encoded by the coding sequence TTGTTAGCGACAGCCATTTCACGCGTGAAATCCTTACTCCAGAATCGGACTCTTACGATCGCCGTCGCCGTATCCGTGCTGGCGCATGCTGCGTTGCTGGCTGTGCACTTCACGGCGCCGGAAGCGTTCAAGTTCCAGCCGACCGATCCCGGGCTGGAAGTGATACTGGTCAATGCCAAGCACGACAAGGCGCCGCTAAAGGCCGATGCGCTGGCGCAAGCCAATCTCGATGGCGGCGGTAATGCGGATGCCGGGCGCGCCAAATCGCCGTTGCCGGATTTTCGTAAAAGTGAAGATGGCGATAGCGCCAAGGCGGCCAGACGCAAGGTGGAAGAACTGGAGCGGCATCAGCAGAAGCTGCTATCGCAACTGGCCAGGAAAACCCCGTTCCGTGCGCCGCAGGTGACGGATGTAGAGCCGGTGAAAGATCTGCCGCCGCAACGCAATGCGACCGATATGCTGGATAGCGCCAAAGCCTTGCTGCGTCGCGAAGCGGAAATTGCACGCAGTGTAGAGGACTACAACAAGCGGCCGAAAAAAACACAGGTCACGCCGAGCACACGCGAAGTTGGTTATGCTGCATATTACAAAGCCTTTCAGGATCGGATAGAAAAATACGGCACGCTGAACTTTCCGCAGAAAGACGGCAAGAAGTTATATGGCGACCTGATTCTCTTCATCCCGATTTTTCAGGATGGCACGATTTACATGAAGGATGGCGGGCCGCGGGTTGAGCGTTCTTCGGGCAATCCTGCACTGGATCAGGCGGCATTGAATATCGTCCGGCGTTCCGTCCCCTTCGGGAAATTTCCCGAGCATATGCGTTCCAGCGGCAAGGACGATGTATGGGAAATCATTACGCGCTTCAGCTTCACGCGCGATGACGCGCTGCAAACAGAAACACGAGGACAATGA
- a CDS encoding Conserved hypothetical protein, putative nucleotidyltransferase domain (Evidence 4 : Homologs of previously reported genes of unknown function), translated as MSTRSLSDTELLRAEIAAAAARMIAEDGVDYGTAKRKAAKQILGNNKVRGDVLPDNALLEDEVRLYNALFFGDTQPARLLHLRTLAVRLMAELAPFQPHLTGAVLNGTAGAHSDIHLQLFADSPKEVEIYLMNKRIDFEVSESAHFKGRNEAVETLSFMWQQEGVHLALYETDDLRGAVKKSASGRQERADIESVRALITEGNEQK; from the coding sequence ATGTCTACCCGCTCCCTATCCGATACCGAATTGCTGCGTGCCGAAATCGCCGCAGCGGCAGCCCGCATGATTGCCGAAGACGGCGTTGACTACGGCACCGCCAAGCGCAAGGCCGCCAAACAAATACTTGGCAACAACAAGGTTCGCGGCGATGTCTTGCCCGACAACGCACTGCTTGAAGATGAGGTGCGTCTGTATAACGCACTGTTTTTCGGCGACACGCAACCGGCGCGCCTACTCCATTTACGCACTCTGGCTGTGCGCCTGATGGCCGAACTGGCGCCGTTTCAGCCGCATCTGACAGGTGCCGTCTTGAACGGCACCGCCGGCGCGCATTCGGATATTCATCTGCAATTGTTCGCTGACAGCCCGAAAGAGGTTGAAATTTACCTGATGAACAAGCGTATCGATTTTGAAGTATCGGAATCCGCCCATTTCAAGGGCCGCAACGAAGCAGTAGAAACGCTGAGCTTCATGTGGCAGCAGGAAGGCGTGCATCTGGCACTATATGAAACCGACGATTTGCGCGGCGCCGTCAAAAAATCCGCCTCCGGCCGGCAGGAACGCGCCGATATCGAGTCCGTACGGGCTCTTATTACAGAAGGAAATGAACAGAAATGA